The Myxococcales bacterium genome includes the window ACAACCGCTATCGCGTTGAAGGCGTGCTGGGTGAAGGCGGCATGGGCGTGGTTTACCGCGCCGAACACATTGCGATCGCAAGACCGGTGGCAATCAAGCTGCTCCACGGCCCGCTCGCGGCCTTGCCTGAAGTGCGCGCGCGTTTTGAGCGCGAGGCGCTTGCGATCGGGCGCATCAGCCACCCCAACTGCGTCGACGTCAGCGATTTTGGCCAACTCGCCGACGGCTCGCTCTATCTTGTCATGGAGTATTTGGACGGCAAGCCGCTCACCGAACTTCTCCATCACGGCCCGCTTGAGCCGGGTCGCGCGCTCCACATCTTAAAGCACATCTTGCGCGGCCTGGCCCACGCCCACCACATGGGGATCGTGCACCGCGACGTCAAGCCCGCCAATGTCTTCGTGGTTCGCCAGGGGCACGATGACGCCTTCGCCAAGATCGTCGATTTTGGCATCGCCAAACTAGTCGGCCCCACCACAACCACCGATGTCAACCTGACCCAGGCCGGCATTGCCTTTGGCACGCCGGTGTACATGTCGCCAGAACAAGCCATGGGCGAGCCTGCCGATGCGCGCAGCGACCTCTATTCGGCCTCGGTCGTTGCCTACGAAATGTTGGCTGGCGCCCCGCCGTTTGTTTCGGACGACAAGCTGGATCTCATGGGCATGCACGCCAATCGGCCGCCGCCGCCGCTGCACGCCACCCGCGACCAATTCTTTGCAACCCAGTCCGATCCGGTAGCACCTGCCGCATTAGTCGAGCTCGACGCCCTGATTCGGCGCGGCCTCGAAAAACGACCCAACGTTCGCTATGCGTCAGCTGCCGCGTATCTCGAGGCGATCGAGCAATTAGAAACCGAGATTGCCGATTTTGCCAACGTTCGGCCCCGCCGCTGGACCGTAAGAAAACGCCTCGGCCTGGCGCTGCTTGTGGCCCTGAGCCTCGCGGCGCTGGGATGGTTTTTTGTCCCGCGCAAACCGGGGCTGCCGACGCCAACCCCCGATTCCGCCGCCGGCAAGGCCGCGGCCCAGCTTGAGCGCGGCAATCCCAATGCGGCGATCGCCACGGTTAAGCAAAGCAAGGCAGCCAACGAAGATCCGCTCGCGCAGGCGCAGCTCGGCCACGCCCTCGCGTCCAACCGTGATTATAAGGGCGCGCTAAAAGCCTACCGCCGGGCGATTGAGCTCGAGCCGCTGCTTCGCGACGAGCCGACGCTGCGCGCGAATCTAGCCGCAATGGAGACAGAGCCAGACGCCGCCACTAAGCTCGCCGCTTGGTGGTTTGGCGTCGAAGTGCTTGACGACGCGCGCGCAAGCGAGCAACTCCTCGGTGCCGCCCTCGCCCCCGATGCCCGCCTGCGACAGCTCACACGGCTTAGCCTAGAAAAACACTCGTTGGCCCCCCGCGTCGATTGGGTGGGATCGTATCTGCAAGACCTGCAGCTCCTCCCAAGCTGCGCCGAGCGCAAGACGGCCATTGCCAAACTGCGTGCGCTTGGCGACAAGCAAGCCGCGGCGCCGTTGCGCGCCGCCGCCGCCGCCAAAGGC containing:
- a CDS encoding protein kinase — translated: MAAEATDGTKPPQEELDATAELGRAPSASGERHISPGDIIDNRYRVEGVLGEGGMGVVYRAEHIAIARPVAIKLLHGPLAALPEVRARFEREALAIGRISHPNCVDVSDFGQLADGSLYLVMEYLDGKPLTELLHHGPLEPGRALHILKHILRGLAHAHHMGIVHRDVKPANVFVVRQGHDDAFAKIVDFGIAKLVGPTTTTDVNLTQAGIAFGTPVYMSPEQAMGEPADARSDLYSASVVAYEMLAGAPPFVSDDKLDLMGMHANRPPPPLHATRDQFFATQSDPVAPAALVELDALIRRGLEKRPNVRYASAAAYLEAIEQLETEIADFANVRPRRWTVRKRLGLALLVALSLAALGWFFVPRKPGLPTPTPDSAAGKAAAQLERGNPNAAIATVKQSKAANEDPLAQAQLGHALASNRDYKGALKAYRRAIELEPLLRDEPTLRANLAAMETEPDAATKLAAWWFGVEVLDDARASEQLLGAALAPDARLRQLTRLSLEKHSLAPRVDWVGSYLQDLQLLPSCAERKTAIAKLRALGDKQAAAPLRAAAAAKGNKCLAADAQSAVRFLSQVK